A part of Methanomassiliicoccales archaeon genomic DNA contains:
- the smc gene encoding chromosome segregation protein SMC — MYLKQIEVENFKSFGKKMTIPMLDGFTAVTGPNGSGKSNISDAILFVLGPKSSKALRAGKLTDLIFNGGNSKQPANYCKVSLVFDNADRTIPVDSDIVRLTRHVKLSESELGYNSYFYVNDRKSSLSEFDYLLASARISADGYNLVQQGDVTRIVEMSPLERRRLLDDISGISKFDEEILKAEGERRSAEENMERLGIIMSELERQMKQLESEKTAALKYMETRDRLALSKSRMAHKKKEMAESEVSSTRSQIESYNKEIEDLKLKKQEIARKVIETDQRIEQLEKEIIDKGGEEFRGIKERMDSVKIEIARAVDTVQRSEEEIKDLHESLRARKEERAKLLQEVERLEDGIKKAEASRMEKQRLLDEKKAAMADIQMKISESDGEISALEKKVAELDAQIKEMEEKVHSILLEKNRQEDRQTRLRSDIASLEESRNNLEFQIKDSEWRLKDLQRTERSSSGEVSTLQAQFFAKRSQESKLAAQLVELENAIRSLTREYNLLSAEKEAAESVAKGYNRAVRSLLEARDRNEIKGIHGTVAELAKVDPKYETALNVAAGARMQSIIVDDDEVASTAIHYLKRNNLGRATFLPLNKMLDGKPRGKAQIVVKEAVGYAIDLIDFDERYRPAFWYVFGDTVVVETLDQARRLMGGVRLVTSGGELIEASGAMVGGTVDTNVPKFGASKKGRIDEVAEELRRTTEHSEKVAAQLKALRLELQQIESRLRELNGAGGSNEIKINGLEASLKDQRLKLAKVKEDIVARTKELEEVTGAIERLDREAASLGSKTTIIREQREAGNRKMVELAPKDLSAKLRSLQAEVIELTASVAKLESEKATMQTQADLIRKHLQEFDAFVLEVKQRSIRLKAESDEAKAKESKLRVELGGLKKIEEAMGREMEDLRQKKEGLIKERSQLESEKDKVQTRIDTSQDLIITLNTKMAAALERIKECDLEISAIKVPVTYPLPSMEDIKAEINRCESMLASMGNVNLRSIEDYEQKSARHIELKNEVKRLEDQRKDLIKLTTELNEKKKVALLKVFDAVNENFSKVYAELSGGGEASLMLEDPERPFEGGLVMKCRPRNGKVLRLEALSGGEKSLAALSFIFAMQEWQPSPFYLLDEVDMFLDAVNADMVAQRVKKSSKTAQFIMITLRKVTLNKADHIIGVTKPEGGISNVIVKPDVGDIKDLHEDLKVPVGKEENP, encoded by the coding sequence GTGTACCTTAAGCAGATCGAGGTAGAAAACTTCAAATCATTCGGTAAGAAGATGACCATCCCGATGCTGGACGGTTTCACCGCCGTCACAGGCCCGAACGGTTCAGGAAAATCGAACATATCCGATGCCATACTTTTCGTCCTCGGACCTAAGAGCTCGAAGGCCCTCAGGGCCGGTAAGCTCACCGATCTCATATTCAACGGTGGCAATTCGAAGCAGCCAGCGAATTATTGCAAGGTCTCCCTGGTCTTCGATAACGCCGATAGGACAATACCTGTGGATTCCGACATTGTAAGGCTGACCAGGCATGTCAAGCTCTCAGAGAGCGAGCTTGGGTACAACTCATATTTCTATGTGAACGACAGGAAGTCATCCCTGTCCGAGTTCGACTACCTGCTCGCATCCGCACGCATAAGCGCCGATGGCTACAACCTCGTCCAGCAGGGCGATGTGACCAGGATCGTGGAGATGTCCCCTCTGGAAAGGAGAAGGCTCCTGGACGACATCTCGGGGATATCTAAGTTCGATGAAGAGATCCTCAAGGCCGAAGGGGAACGTAGGTCGGCCGAGGAGAACATGGAGCGCCTTGGGATCATCATGAGCGAGCTGGAGAGGCAGATGAAACAGCTCGAGTCCGAGAAGACGGCCGCACTGAAATATATGGAGACCAGGGACCGCTTGGCCCTTTCAAAGTCCCGGATGGCCCATAAGAAAAAGGAGATGGCCGAGTCCGAGGTGAGCTCGACCAGGTCACAGATCGAGTCATATAACAAGGAGATCGAAGATCTCAAGCTGAAGAAACAGGAGATCGCCAGGAAGGTCATCGAGACCGACCAGAGGATCGAGCAGCTCGAAAAAGAGATAATCGACAAAGGGGGCGAGGAGTTCCGTGGCATTAAAGAGCGCATGGACTCGGTGAAGATCGAGATCGCCCGCGCCGTGGACACGGTGCAGAGGTCTGAGGAAGAGATCAAGGACCTCCATGAATCCCTGAGGGCAAGAAAAGAGGAGAGGGCCAAGCTTCTTCAGGAGGTCGAACGTCTAGAGGACGGGATCAAGAAGGCAGAGGCATCCCGCATGGAAAAGCAACGCCTCCTTGACGAGAAGAAGGCGGCCATGGCCGACATCCAAATGAAGATATCTGAATCTGATGGGGAGATATCGGCATTGGAGAAAAAGGTGGCCGAGCTCGATGCCCAGATAAAGGAGATGGAGGAGAAGGTCCATTCGATCCTGCTCGAGAAGAACCGCCAAGAGGACCGCCAGACAAGGCTGCGCTCCGACATAGCCTCTCTGGAGGAAAGCCGGAACAACCTGGAGTTCCAGATAAAGGACTCGGAATGGAGGCTCAAGGATCTCCAGAGGACAGAGAGATCCTCATCAGGAGAGGTCAGCACGCTCCAGGCCCAGTTCTTCGCCAAAAGGTCCCAGGAATCAAAGCTTGCTGCGCAGCTGGTGGAGCTCGAGAACGCGATACGCTCGCTCACCAGGGAATACAATCTTCTCTCCGCAGAGAAAGAGGCGGCGGAGAGCGTGGCAAAAGGTTACAACCGCGCCGTCCGCTCCCTGCTCGAGGCAAGGGACAGGAACGAGATCAAAGGGATCCACGGAACCGTGGCCGAACTGGCAAAGGTAGATCCGAAGTATGAGACGGCGTTGAACGTGGCCGCGGGAGCAAGGATGCAATCGATCATCGTCGATGACGACGAGGTCGCCTCGACCGCCATCCACTACCTGAAGAGGAACAATCTGGGAAGGGCGACGTTCCTGCCATTGAACAAGATGCTCGATGGGAAGCCGAGGGGCAAGGCCCAGATAGTCGTGAAGGAAGCGGTAGGATATGCGATAGACCTCATCGATTTCGATGAGAGGTACAGGCCCGCCTTCTGGTACGTGTTCGGGGACACGGTCGTCGTCGAAACCTTGGACCAGGCAAGGAGGCTGATGGGCGGCGTCCGCCTCGTCACATCGGGCGGCGAGCTTATCGAGGCCTCCGGGGCGATGGTAGGCGGGACGGTGGACACCAACGTCCCGAAGTTCGGGGCCAGTAAGAAGGGCCGGATCGACGAGGTCGCCGAGGAGCTGAGAAGGACGACAGAACATTCCGAGAAGGTCGCCGCCCAGCTAAAGGCCCTGCGCCTGGAGCTCCAACAGATAGAATCCCGGCTCCGCGAGCTAAACGGCGCCGGTGGGAGCAATGAGATAAAGATCAACGGTCTGGAAGCCTCTTTAAAGGACCAGAGGTTGAAGCTCGCGAAGGTGAAGGAAGATATTGTCGCGAGGACCAAGGAACTGGAGGAGGTCACAGGGGCCATCGAGCGCCTGGACAGGGAGGCCGCGTCCCTGGGGTCGAAGACGACCATCATCCGTGAGCAGAGGGAGGCGGGCAACAGGAAGATGGTCGAGCTCGCCCCGAAGGACCTCTCCGCCAAGCTGCGCTCCCTCCAGGCCGAGGTCATCGAGCTCACGGCCTCGGTGGCCAAGCTCGAGTCCGAGAAGGCCACGATGCAGACGCAGGCGGACCTGATAAGGAAGCACCTCCAGGAGTTCGACGCATTCGTGCTCGAGGTCAAACAGAGGTCGATAAGGCTCAAGGCCGAATCTGATGAGGCGAAGGCCAAGGAGTCGAAGCTGCGCGTCGAGCTGGGCGGCCTCAAGAAGATCGAAGAGGCGATGGGGCGGGAGATGGAGGACCTCCGACAAAAGAAGGAAGGCCTGATCAAGGAGCGCTCTCAGCTTGAATCGGAGAAGGACAAGGTGCAGACCCGCATTGACACATCTCAGGACCTCATCATCACCCTCAATACCAAGATGGCGGCGGCGTTGGAGCGTATCAAGGAGTGCGATCTCGAGATATCGGCGATAAAGGTCCCGGTGACATACCCGTTGCCATCGATGGAGGACATCAAGGCCGAGATCAACAGATGCGAGTCCATGCTCGCATCCATGGGGAACGTCAACCTTCGCTCCATAGAGGACTATGAGCAGAAGAGCGCCAGGCATATCGAGCTCAAGAACGAGGTCAAGAGGCTGGAGGACCAAAGGAAGGACCTCATCAAGCTCACGACCGAGCTTAACGAGAAGAAGAAGGTGGCCCTCCTGAAGGTCTTCGATGCCGTCAATGAGAACTTCAGCAAGGTCTATGCAGAGCTCTCAGGAGGGGGCGAGGCCTCCCTTATGTTGGAGGATCCAGAGAGGCCATTCGAGGGGGGTCTCGTGATGAAGTGCAGGCCCCGGAACGGCAAGGTCCTGAGGCTGGAGGCGCTGAGCGGAGGGGAGAAGTCGCTAGCGGCCCTTTCCTTCATTTTCGCCATGCAGGAGTGGCAGCCGTCCCCCTTCTATCTATTGGACGAGGTGGACATGTTCCTCGACGCGGTGAACGCGGACATGGTCGCCCAGCGCGTAAAGAAGAGCTCAAAAACCGCACAGTTCATCATGATCACCCTCAGAAAGGTCACGTTGAACAAGGCCGACCACATCATCGGCGTCACCAAGCCTGAGGGAGGTATCAGCAATGTCATCGTCAAGCCGGATGTCGGCGACATCAAGGACCTTCACGAGGATCTGAAGGTGCCGGTCGGGAAGGAGGAAAATCCATGA
- a CDS encoding Gfo/Idh/MocA family oxidoreductase, with protein sequence MRRFEVGVLGVGYWGRKIVEEYSALQNVKVSAVSDLMDKNLKYAKERYGVQNLMHDYRDVLAMDSITAVHICLPNSLHYIACKEALEKGKHVLVEKPITLTSKEGEELVQLAESRNLTLSVGHIYRFNNALAEVRRLWSENFFGRVFLLNLTWTNQEPVFTDRDVIVDLAPHYFDIVNYLFGEWPQRISCVARPYRQTDKEEAAYITCEMPSGAVAFAHLNWLGPKKVRQIEIVGESRSCIIDAVGQVVTVHESGYTYQLGVTRNNTIRDELIHFIRSIGDPSTETRNSGSIGVKTVEMIELTKKSLAQGRTVQNG encoded by the coding sequence ATGAGAAGGTTCGAGGTCGGGGTTTTAGGGGTCGGATATTGGGGCAGGAAGATAGTCGAGGAATACAGCGCGCTCCAGAATGTGAAGGTCAGTGCGGTCTCGGACCTGATGGACAAGAACCTGAAGTATGCCAAGGAGCGCTATGGTGTCCAGAACCTTATGCACGACTATCGGGACGTGCTCGCCATGGATTCCATCACGGCGGTGCATATCTGCCTGCCGAACTCACTTCATTATATCGCATGCAAGGAAGCATTGGAGAAGGGAAAGCATGTGCTCGTCGAGAAGCCGATCACCCTGACATCTAAGGAAGGAGAGGAGCTCGTCCAGCTGGCAGAGAGCAGGAATTTGACATTGAGCGTCGGTCATATCTACAGGTTCAATAACGCCTTGGCCGAGGTGAGACGGCTGTGGTCCGAGAATTTTTTCGGAAGGGTCTTTTTACTGAACCTCACATGGACGAACCAGGAACCGGTGTTCACAGATAGAGATGTCATAGTCGATCTCGCGCCACATTATTTCGACATCGTGAACTATCTTTTCGGGGAATGGCCCCAGAGGATATCATGCGTGGCCAGACCATATCGGCAGACGGACAAGGAGGAGGCGGCATACATCACCTGCGAGATGCCGAGCGGCGCGGTGGCGTTCGCGCATCTCAATTGGCTCGGCCCCAAGAAGGTGAGGCAGATCGAGATCGTTGGGGAGAGCAGGTCCTGCATCATCGATGCCGTGGGCCAGGTGGTCACGGTGCATGAGAGCGGATACACCTATCAGCTTGGCGTCACAAGGAACAACACGATAAGGGATGAGCTGATACATTTCATAAGGTCGATAGGAGACCCCTCTACAGAGACAAGGAACTCTGGGTCGATTGGAGTAAAGACGGTCGAGATGATTGAACTTACGAAGAAATCATTGGCCCAAGGAAGGACAGTTCAAAATGGTTAG
- a CDS encoding glycosyltransferase: MKKKVLMLLSNEYRPDPRVYKEAAKLQAIGKNVTILCWNRRLEKEPITIDDSGAKIKRLNTIKTTHKIILPIGLFCFYLKAILHGLRERPDVVHAHDLDTLFPGLMISKIGRAHLVYDAHEHYSHMVSVDIGEKLSFFFDFIESLMVKRAGTVIAANDAIASYLKSHTEEEITVIMNCIENPGIHRFEVINGPTIFYGGSLEPGRYIEETIDVVQQTPWLKMKIAGDGRLKEYVINSAKKCDRITFQGYVSHNDLLREMASSTGILALLDPKIPNNIIGTPNRIFEAMAIGVPILASKGTLAGEIVKSAEAGLVIDMDKENLIGAITVLSQESERNRLGDNGIKAYVTKYNWQIMGDRLAYLYDKIK; the protein is encoded by the coding sequence ATGAAAAAAAAAGTTTTGATGCTGTTATCCAATGAATATCGGCCCGATCCACGCGTATATAAGGAAGCGGCTAAACTTCAGGCAATAGGAAAAAATGTAACAATATTATGTTGGAATAGACGATTGGAAAAAGAACCTATCACAATCGACGATAGTGGGGCGAAAATAAAGAGGCTTAATACTATTAAGACAACACATAAAATTATTTTGCCTATTGGATTATTTTGTTTCTATCTGAAGGCAATCCTCCATGGGTTAAGAGAAAGACCAGATGTAGTTCACGCTCACGATTTAGATACCCTTTTCCCTGGGCTGATGATCTCAAAAATAGGTCGAGCTCATCTTGTCTATGATGCCCATGAACATTATTCTCATATGGTTTCTGTCGATATTGGAGAAAAATTGTCATTTTTCTTTGATTTTATTGAATCGCTCATGGTCAAAAGAGCAGGAACAGTGATTGCAGCCAATGATGCCATTGCAAGTTATTTAAAATCACATACTGAAGAAGAGATAACAGTGATTATGAATTGCATCGAGAACCCTGGCATCCATCGTTTTGAAGTCATCAATGGGCCTACGATATTCTATGGTGGCAGTTTGGAACCAGGGAGGTACATTGAAGAAACTATCGACGTTGTACAGCAGACACCCTGGCTTAAAATGAAGATTGCCGGTGACGGACGATTAAAGGAATACGTGATAAATTCTGCAAAGAAATGTGATAGAATAACCTTTCAAGGATATGTAAGTCATAACGACCTCTTAAGAGAGATGGCGTCATCAACTGGCATTTTAGCATTGCTGGACCCCAAAATTCCCAACAATATAATCGGGACCCCCAATAGGATTTTTGAGGCAATGGCAATTGGAGTACCGATACTCGCATCAAAAGGCACCCTGGCAGGAGAGATTGTAAAAAGTGCAGAGGCGGGCTTGGTAATTGATATGGATAAAGAAAATTTAATTGGAGCAATTACAGTATTATCGCAAGAAAGCGAACGCAATCGTTTAGGCGATAATGGCATCAAAGCATATGTAACAAAATACAATTGGCAAATCATGGGAGACCGGCTTGCATATTTATATGATAAAATTAAGTGA
- a CDS encoding flippase has product MIQLVGRKSLLMLLARLFSALLSFIGYYYMWRYLGKDSYGSIAFSLAFLATINTIADLGFSTAHIKRISEGKDVNQCLSTFIAVRIVLIFAMVGTTLGLVLLWPVIFDKEILAGDLNVLLALLIYFVLYDIAGIATYTFDAKLQTAKSQLAFIVDPIIRIPIIIFVSINRMGPFEASLAYVAGGALTMLVAISLLAREGINIGRPVLFRSYFSYALPVALILVVSNLMTNADKIFLGTFWGNSEVALYNAGQTFLNILGMVGAVVATLILPLFSQLWNEGKKTDIINKTIMMERYSMFIALPISAVIILMPYDVARIVFGGTFRDAGSALQFQIIVSLLNMLNVAYIYQLYAADRPSIILKIYIIGTVVNVLLLTALVPEKVFGISMIGMSYTGAAIAMLITMGLVYFTTRIVAYRFVKVPFYIGFVKHGIAFGLSLLTLVVLSHFWTVGRWYDLAYYTLIAYGVYSLVTIIMKEIKDEDINFVSQIINIKELKKYIVDEFKK; this is encoded by the coding sequence ATGATCCAATTGGTTGGTCGAAAATCGTTGTTAATGCTCTTGGCGCGTTTGTTCAGCGCCTTATTGTCCTTTATTGGATATTATTATATGTGGAGATACCTGGGGAAGGACAGTTATGGATCGATAGCGTTCTCTTTAGCATTTCTAGCCACTATCAATACAATAGCGGATCTTGGTTTTTCAACTGCGCATATTAAAAGAATTTCTGAAGGTAAGGATGTCAATCAATGTCTCAGTACATTCATAGCTGTTCGAATTGTGCTCATCTTTGCCATGGTGGGAACGACATTAGGATTAGTACTGCTTTGGCCAGTAATCTTCGATAAAGAAATTTTGGCTGGAGACTTGAATGTGCTCTTGGCTCTTCTTATCTATTTTGTTTTATACGACATTGCTGGGATTGCGACATATACCTTCGATGCAAAGCTTCAGACTGCTAAAAGCCAATTGGCATTCATCGTTGATCCGATAATTAGAATTCCAATTATCATATTTGTTTCAATAAACCGTATGGGACCGTTTGAAGCGTCCCTCGCCTATGTCGCGGGAGGTGCTCTTACGATGTTAGTTGCCATTTCTTTGCTTGCACGGGAGGGCATCAACATAGGTAGGCCTGTGCTTTTCAGGTCTTATTTTTCCTATGCTTTACCTGTTGCATTAATTTTGGTTGTATCAAATTTGATGACCAATGCTGACAAAATATTTTTAGGAACGTTTTGGGGGAATTCGGAAGTTGCCTTATACAACGCTGGCCAAACGTTTTTAAACATATTGGGAATGGTAGGAGCTGTAGTTGCCACACTGATACTCCCGCTATTCTCCCAGTTATGGAATGAAGGGAAGAAGACAGACATTATAAACAAGACTATCATGATGGAAAGATATTCGATGTTTATTGCGCTTCCAATATCTGCTGTCATAATTCTAATGCCATATGATGTAGCTAGAATTGTCTTTGGTGGGACTTTTAGAGATGCTGGTTCTGCATTACAATTTCAGATTATAGTCAGCCTTTTGAATATGCTGAATGTAGCATATATCTACCAACTTTATGCGGCGGATCGTCCTTCTATTATTTTAAAAATTTATATTATTGGGACGGTTGTGAATGTACTATTGTTAACCGCCCTGGTCCCTGAAAAGGTGTTTGGTATCAGTATGATTGGCATGTCTTATACAGGTGCTGCCATCGCAATGTTGATAACAATGGGGCTGGTGTATTTCACAACGAGGATTGTTGCCTATCGATTTGTAAAAGTTCCGTTCTATATAGGATTCGTTAAGCATGGTATTGCATTTGGTTTATCGTTGTTGACCCTGGTGGTATTGTCCCATTTTTGGACAGTGGGCCGTTGGTATGATTTAGCTTATTACACATTGATTGCGTATGGTGTCTATTCTCTTGTCACAATCATCATGAAAGAAATTAAGGATGAAGATATTAATTTTGTTTCCCAAATAATTAACATCAAGGAATTGAAGAAATATATTGTTGATGAGTTTAAGAAATGA
- a CDS encoding glycosyltransferase family 4 protein → MLNKVAIATIDDPFKNGGVGGKHTHIRLLFQALDQMGLKCNIFSPEETYRFKTWRALRGAKRKLISDGNLRYNEWLNDFVRNLDKRADNIDDSFNVINAQDVVAFNILSRKGKNKDIPCVLTLHGYYVDEMISVGSLMPNSPTTNRLLNMEISAYSEADRIVAVDKRIKEYVIKKVPDKAESISVIQNAVDVDLFKPSDEVSYLKSRNKFNIPRKSKVLLCARRLVPKNGVSVAVQAMPEILKHFPEALLVIAGDGPLNNELRRLTSSLGIARNVLFLGSVPHKLMPTLYAATDLVLVPSIHSVNVEEATSITMLEGMSAGKPLIASSIGGIKEVIKHGENGLLTKEGDCHQLADSCVDLLMDESRRIFIGTRARDYVIKNHSHFDHARKFIIEYEKVCN, encoded by the coding sequence ATGTTGAACAAAGTTGCTATTGCCACGATAGATGACCCCTTTAAAAATGGCGGGGTGGGTGGAAAACATACACACATCCGTTTACTTTTTCAGGCATTGGATCAAATGGGATTAAAATGTAACATTTTCAGTCCGGAAGAGACCTATCGGTTTAAAACTTGGCGAGCGTTGAGAGGGGCAAAGCGGAAGCTAATATCTGATGGCAATCTAAGATATAACGAATGGTTAAACGATTTCGTCAGGAATTTGGACAAACGAGCCGATAATATTGATGACAGTTTTAATGTGATCAATGCTCAGGATGTCGTTGCCTTCAATATCTTGAGCAGAAAAGGCAAGAACAAAGACATACCCTGTGTTCTGACGCTTCATGGGTATTATGTGGATGAAATGATAAGTGTGGGGTCGTTGATGCCGAATTCTCCAACGACGAACAGATTGTTGAATATGGAGATATCTGCATACAGTGAGGCGGACCGAATAGTGGCAGTGGATAAAAGGATAAAAGAGTACGTTATCAAAAAAGTTCCTGACAAGGCTGAATCCATCTCCGTCATCCAGAATGCGGTCGATGTTGATTTGTTTAAGCCATCTGATGAGGTCTCATATCTTAAATCGAGAAATAAATTCAATATTCCCAGAAAATCAAAGGTACTTTTATGTGCAAGAAGGCTAGTCCCAAAAAATGGTGTTAGTGTGGCTGTTCAAGCCATGCCAGAAATATTAAAGCATTTTCCTGAAGCGCTTCTAGTGATAGCGGGTGATGGCCCATTAAATAATGAGCTTAGAAGGTTAACTTCATCTCTTGGAATAGCGAGAAATGTACTCTTCTTGGGATCCGTGCCTCATAAATTAATGCCAACATTATATGCAGCGACGGATTTGGTTCTTGTCCCATCAATTCATTCAGTTAATGTTGAAGAGGCAACATCGATCACAATGCTCGAAGGGATGTCTGCGGGAAAGCCATTAATCGCAAGTTCGATTGGCGGAATCAAGGAGGTCATTAAACATGGAGAAAACGGCCTGTTGACGAAAGAAGGCGATTGTCACCAATTGGCAGATTCGTGTGTTGATTTATTGATGGATGAGAGTCGGAGAATTTTCATAGGAACAAGAGCTAGAGACTACGTTATAAAAAATCATTCACACTTTGATCATGCCAGGAAATTCATTATTGAGTATGAAAAGGTGTGTAATTAA
- a CDS encoding DegT/DnrJ/EryC1/StrS family aminotransferase — MERIPLGRPEVTKEMIDAMTCALQNERLVLGESVHRFEEAFARYTGTKHAVSVSSGTDALRLAMIASRLESKDVVTTPLSFIATANAAVQAGAVPRFSDVCYEDNNIDVQKLRANLTSRAGALLPVHLFGHPCKMDEINDLAREKGIKVIEDACQAHGALYRGKKAGAIGDIGCFSFYPTKNMTVGGDGGMITTDDADLAKEIAKLRDCGRVSRYVHDVIGFTSRLNTGNAAFGLVQLKYLDSWNERRRAIAGRYDSLLKDVEEVVRPPRPDKDVSPVYHLYAIKCKDRDGLAKHLNDNGIECGVHYPVPIHLQPVYVQRYGYKPGDHPVSEALSESLLSLPIFPSLKDEQVRKVAETVASFYGR; from the coding sequence ATGGAAAGAATACCTTTGGGGAGACCTGAGGTCACCAAGGAGATGATAGATGCGATGACCTGCGCCCTTCAGAATGAAAGGCTCGTGCTCGGCGAGAGCGTACATAGGTTTGAGGAGGCGTTCGCCAGGTATACAGGTACGAAGCACGCCGTATCCGTATCCTCCGGGACGGACGCTCTGAGATTGGCAATGATCGCATCGAGGTTGGAATCAAAGGACGTTGTAACAACCCCTCTCTCCTTCATCGCCACGGCAAATGCGGCGGTCCAGGCAGGTGCTGTGCCGAGGTTCTCGGATGTATGCTATGAGGACAACAACATTGACGTGCAAAAGTTAAGGGCGAACCTCACTTCGAGGGCTGGGGCGTTGCTGCCCGTGCATCTTTTCGGCCACCCATGCAAAATGGACGAGATCAACGACCTGGCAAGAGAAAAGGGGATCAAGGTCATTGAAGATGCATGCCAGGCGCACGGAGCACTATACCGTGGGAAGAAGGCAGGTGCCATCGGCGACATCGGATGCTTCTCGTTCTATCCCACCAAGAACATGACCGTTGGAGGGGATGGCGGCATGATAACAACCGATGACGCGGACCTGGCGAAGGAGATAGCAAAGCTGAGGGACTGCGGCAGGGTGTCCAGGTATGTGCATGACGTCATAGGTTTCACTTCAAGGCTCAACACAGGCAACGCCGCCTTCGGTCTGGTGCAGTTGAAGTATCTGGATTCCTGGAACGAGAGAAGGAGGGCGATAGCAGGGCGGTACGATTCTCTTCTAAAGGACGTGGAGGAGGTCGTCCGCCCACCTAGGCCCGACAAGGACGTCAGCCCGGTATATCATCTTTATGCGATCAAGTGCAAGGACCGGGACGGCCTGGCTAAGCACCTGAACGACAACGGCATCGAATGCGGGGTCCATTACCCCGTCCCGATCCACCTACAGCCAGTATATGTTCAGAGATATGGATATAAGCCAGGGGATCACCCAGTCAGCGAAGCATTGTCAGAAAGCTTATTGTCATTACCTATCTTCCCATCCTTAAAGGATGAACAGGTGAGAAAGGTGGCAGAGACGGTGGCGTCTTTCTATGGAAGGTGA